The Microbacterium sp. SORGH_AS_0862 region GCGGTGGCGTCCGCATCCGGCAGCGGGCCGAGTTCGACGAACGCCTCGCCGGACAGCCCCAGGGGCTCACGGCTCGTCACCAGGACGGTGACGCCCGGCACCGCGAGCACGGTCGCCGCGACCTCGGCCGTCTCCTGCAGCACGTGCTCCGCGTTGTCGAGCACGAGCAGCACGGACCGGCCCGCGAGGGCGGCGAGCACGCTCTCCGCCGCGGGGAGCTCACCCGCGGGATTGTCCGTGAGTCGGATGCTGCGCCCGAGCGCCGTGACCACCGCGCCCCAGACCTCGCCCGGCTGGGCCGGCGCGAGCTCGACGAAGACGGCGGGCGGCCGGTGCCTGGCGGTCTCGAGGGCGAGGGTCGTCTTTCCCGCCCCGCCCGGACCCAGCAGGGTGACGAGTCGGAAGGTCAGCAGCTGAGAGGAGAGGAGGGCGAGCTCCTCGCCCCGACCCACGAGCGGGGTGAGAGCCGCGGGTATCGCGGGCACGGGCTCCGGCGCCTCCTGCGTCGACGGTGCCGCACCCCGGGTCAGCCGCTCCGCGTGCGCGCGGTCTTCGAGGAGGTCTCGCAGTACCCAGTCGAAGCCGTCGGCCAGCCACGGCTCGCCGCGCCACAGGGCGAGCGCCTCGCGGGCGAGGGGTGCGGGGTCCGCGCCGGCGCGTGCCGCCTGCACGAGGTCGGCGAAGCGCACGAGATCGACGTCATCGCGGGCGACGTCGAGCGCGTAGCCGCCGGGGTCCGCGCGAAGGATCCCCTCCGGCAGCGTCCGCCGCATCCGCGACACCAGCGACTGCAGCGACGCGCGCGGATCCTCCGGGGCGTCGCCGGGCCACACGTCCTCTGCGAGGGCGCGGTAGCTGACTGTCGTCCCCGCATCCAGCGCGAGCCGCAGCAGCAGCGCACGCTGACGCGATCCGCGCACCTCGATCGGCGAGCCCGCCGCATCCTCGGCCGCGAAACCGCCGAAGAACTGCAGCCGCATGCTCTCACTGTAGAACGCGCCCGCATCCGACCCCGTCGGGCTCTCGGCCGCGGGAAGAGGAAGGCGGTGCCGAGCGCCCGCCTCGTCCCGGGACAGCGGCGTCAGGCGCGGGTGGTGACGTGCTCGGCGAACAGGCCGGGCCAAGCCATCACGCCGTAGGGGCTGCGGGCGACGATCAGGCGACTGTCGTCGATGAGCTCACGCAGCGTCCGCGCGGTCTTGAGCGGATGCGTGCGGTCACCCGTCCAGGCGAGGATGAGGGTCGGCACCTCGATACGGGCGATGCGCTTCTTGGGCGGAAGGTCGGTGGCCGCCGCCCCGCGCAGCACGATCGGCAGCAGCTCGGCCGGCACGGTGGGACGCGTCTCGGGTGCGTCCGCGAGGGCCGGCGGAACGGGAGCCGTGTTGCCGATCTCGAGCAGGGCGGCGAGCCCTCCGCGCTCGACGAGCTCTGCGTTCGCCCGGTAGACATCGCCCTGCGCCCGGCGCCGCTTGAAGGCGGTGGGCGGCGTGACGAGGGTGAGCGTCGAGAATCGCCGCCTGTCGGAGGCCGCCGCGTGCAGCAGGGTTCCCGTCCCCATCGACGGCCCGACGCCGTGCACCTTCTCACCGGGCGCGACCGCATCCAGCAGCATGAGCAGGTCTTCGGCCAGCGCATCCCAGCCGTAGTCCGATTCGCGCTCCGTGCCGCTCGAGCGTCCGTGACCGCGCGCGTCGTAGCGCAGGATGCGGTGACCGCGCAGCGCCCTGCCGAGATCCAGACCCAGCTGCGCGTCGCGGCTGCGACTCGAGGTGAGTCCGTGCAACTGCACGACGAGGGGCCCCTCGTCGCCGGTGATGTCGTAGTCGAGACTCGCTCCCCGCACACGTAGCGACGGCATCCGCGTCTCCGTTCCCACCCGTCCA contains the following coding sequences:
- a CDS encoding alpha/beta fold hydrolase yields the protein MPSLRVRGASLDYDITGDEGPLVVQLHGLTSSRSRDAQLGLDLGRALRGHRILRYDARGHGRSSGTERESDYGWDALAEDLLMLLDAVAPGEKVHGVGPSMGTGTLLHAAASDRRRFSTLTLVTPPTAFKRRRAQGDVYRANAELVERGGLAALLEIGNTAPVPPALADAPETRPTVPAELLPIVLRGAAATDLPPKKRIARIEVPTLILAWTGDRTHPLKTARTLRELIDDSRLIVARSPYGVMAWPGLFAEHVTTRA